A portion of the Parasteatoda tepidariorum isolate YZ-2023 chromosome 5, CAS_Ptep_4.0, whole genome shotgun sequence genome contains these proteins:
- the LOC139425614 gene encoding uncharacterized protein, with amino-acid sequence MADKAWNDVSSSKIMNGLKKSGFIKDHENSQTINIVNSAENHTENDWNRLTGLMKLDDMEFHKFVNVDDAVTVCGQWDDNDIIAQTKASCELSEEEDEEIEGLPPNVTNKQALSAVDTVRRFIERQPNMSEETFKAIVHLESVIDKLSSTSLKHTTIESFF; translated from the coding sequence atggcTGACAAGGCATGGAATGATGTGTCTTCCTCTAAGATAATGAATGGCTTAAAGAAATCTGGATTCATTAAAGATCACGAAAATAGTCAAACAATCAATATCGTTAATTCTGCTGAAAATCACACCGAAAATGATTGGAATAGATTGACTGGACTCATGAAGCTTGATGACATGGAATTTCATAAGTTTGTAAACGTAGATGATGCAGTAACAGTGTGTGGTCAGTGGGATGACAATGATATCATCGCTCAAACGAAAGCTTCTTGTGAACTATCAGAAGAAGAGGATGAGGAAATCGAAGGTTTACCGCCCAATGTTACTAACAAACAAGCACTTTCTGCAGTGGACACTGTAAGGAGATTTATTGAGAGGCAGCCGAATATGTCAGAGgagacatttaaagctatagtccACTTAGAAAGTGTTATAGACAAACTTTCTTCCACATCTCTAAAGCACAcaacaattgaatcttttttttaa